One segment of Triticum aestivum cultivar Chinese Spring chromosome 2A, IWGSC CS RefSeq v2.1, whole genome shotgun sequence DNA contains the following:
- the LOC123186956 gene encoding cytochrome P450 85A1: MALLLLVLVGVFVGVVLASSLLLRWNEVRYGRRKEGRLPPGTMGWPLFGETTEFLKQGPSFMKHRSLRYGRLFRTHILGCPTVVCMDPELNRRMLLQGEAGGLVPGYPQSMLDILGRNNIAAVHGPLHRVMRGAMLGLVRPAALRTSLLPKIDAFMRDHLHGWAGSVVDVQAKTKEMALLSALRQIAGITAGPLSDALKTELYTLVLGTISLPINLPGTSYYQGFQARKKLVSILEQMIAERRSSGDAHDDMLDALLRSGDDGAREKISDEQIIDLLIALIYSGYETMSTTSMMAVKYLSEHPRALEELRREHLDIRKGKSPEEAISYDDFKSMAFTRAVIFETLRLATVVNGLLRRTTQDVEMNGYVIPKGWRIYVYTREINYDPFMYPDPMTFNPWRWLEKNMESHPHFMLFGGGGRMCPGKEVGTVEITTFLHYFVTRYRWEEEGKNTILKFPRVEAPNGLHIRVQDY, translated from the exons atggcgcTCCTCCTTTTGGTGCTGGTCGGTGTTTTCGTCGGCGTGGTGCTGGCGAGCAGCCTGCTGCTGCGCTGGAACGAGGTCAGGTACGGCCGGAGGAAGGAGGGCCGCTTGCCGCCGGGCACAATGGGGTGGCCGCTCTTCGGGGAGACCACCGAGTTCCTCAAGCAGGGCCCGAGCTTCATGAAGCACAGGAGCCTCAG GTACGGGAGGCTGTTCCGGACGCACATCCTGGGGTGCCCCACGGTGGTGTGCATGGACCCGGAGCTCAACCGCCGCATGCTGCTGCAGGGCGAGGCCGGCGGCCTCGTGCCCGGCTATCCGCAGTCCATGCTCGACATCCTCGGCCGTAACAACATCGCCGCCGTCCACGGCCCGCTGCACCGCGTCATGCGCGGCGCCATGCTCGGCCTCGTCCGGCCCGCCGCGCTCCGCACCAGCCtcctccccaagatcgacgccTTCATGCGCGACCACCTCCATGGATGGGCAGGCAGTGTCGTCGACGTCCAGGCCAAGACCAAGGAG ATGGCCTTGCTATCCGCACTCAGGCAGATCGCCGGCATCACCGCCGGCCCGCTCTCCGACGCCCTCAAGACGGAGCTGTACACCCTTGTCCTCGGCACAATCTCGTTGCCCATCAACCTCCCAGGGACCAGTTACTACCAAGGTTTTCAGGCAAGGAAGAAGCTCGTGTCCATTCTAGAGCAGATGATCGCGGAACGGCGATCCTCTGGTGATGCTCACGATGACATGTTGGATGCTCTCTTGAGAAGCGGTGATGACGGCGCCAGGGAAAAGATTAGCGATGAGCAGATCATTGACTTGCTCATCGCCCTCATCTACTCTGGATACGAAACCATGTCGACCACTTCGATGATGGCCGTCAAATACCTATCGGAACATCCGCGGGCCCTCGAAGAACTTAGG AGAGAGCATCTTGATATCAGGAAGGGAAAATCTCCGGAGGAAGCCATCAGCTACGATGATTTCAAGTCCATGGCCTTCACTCGAGCT GTCATTTTTGAGACGCTAAGATTAGCCACAGTTGTGAATGGACTGCTGAGGAGAACTACCCAGGATGTAGAAATGAATG GGTATGTCATTCCAAAAGGCTGGAGAATCTATGTTTACACAAGGGAGATAAACTATGATCCGTTCATGTATCCTGACCCGATGACCTTCAATCCGTGGAGATGGCTG GAGAAGAACATGGAATCGCACCCGCACTTCATGTTGTTCGGAGGGGGCGGCCGGATGTGCCCCGGGAAGGAGGTGGGAACGGTGGAGATCACGACTTTCCTCCACTATTTCGTGACCCGATACAG ATGGGAGGAAGAAGGCAAGAACACAATCTTGAAATTCCCCCGGGTGGAAGCTCCCAACGGGCTGCATATCCGAGTTCAAGATTACTGA